One Ranitomeya variabilis isolate aRanVar5 chromosome 5, aRanVar5.hap1, whole genome shotgun sequence DNA window includes the following coding sequences:
- the LOC143773564 gene encoding chromobox protein homolog 5-like, producing MRQNLEVLKESLTTAQERYKRSADRFRKSAPMFKGRVVPPPQPVVIDGQEQFVVEEIVDSRIRRNRLQYLIRWQGYPPEEDSWEPVENINAQQKISRFHQRFHEKPGPGSS from the exons atgaggcaaaatctggaggttctgaaggaatccctgaccacagctcaagaacgttacaagagatcggctgatagattccgtaaatctgcacccatgttcaag ggacgtgttgtgccacctccgcagcctgtggtgattgatgggcaagaacaatttgtggtggaggaaattgttgattccaggattcgcaggaatcggctccaatatctgataagatggcagggatatccccctgaggaagactcttgggaacctgtggaaaacatcaatgcccaacagaagatttctcgttttcatcagagattccatgagaaaccaggtccaggatcgtcctga